The Dyella sp. 2HG41-7 sequence CCATCCCGGCGACGACTTCTGCACGTTGTGGCATTTCTTCGACATGCTGCCGGGCGGCGTCGGCGCGGCGCCGTCGCCAAGCTCGTCGACGAAATCGTCTTGCTGCAGCACGTCCTGAGTTGGAACGCGCATCATGTGCCCGATTTGCATCGGAACCGCACTTTATCTGCTGAGCGGAGCGGGTTCGGCGGGCGGCGTTACGGCACTCACGCTGCGGTCGATTACGCGTCGCCGCAGCGACGATTCGCCGAAAGCGGCGATACGATCGTCGAACGTTTCAGTCGATGGCATGCGCGCTTGCAAACACCAAGCGCGCCTCGACCGAACCGACGGCGCCATACCGACAAAGTAGCTTTGCACGACGAGGCGACGGAAGCGCCTACAAATGCTTCCAGACGAACTCGCTCAGTTTTCGCAGTTCATCGAACTGGCTTGCCAGCTCGAAGCTCAATAGAAAAATGCCGACGTGGAACAAGGCTTCGTATTTGACGGACCAATCCAGAAAAGGCGCTGCGAGGCGTTCTCGCAGCGCTGCCTGATTGAGCACCAGGCTAATCGCCACGCCAAGCACTGCACCGGCCAGCACGTCCGTGGGGTAATGCATGCCCAAATAAATGCGTGGGAAGCAAATAAAAGCCAGGGTGTACAAAAACGCGATGATGCCCAGCCGCTTCGAATAGAGAAAAATGCCGGTCGATACCGCACACCACATCATCGCGTGATCGCTGGGAAACGAGCTCCACGTGCGAATGATGGGCACCTTGCAGGCGGATGCGTCAGCAGGGAATCGCATCATCAGATCCGGGTCGGCGAAGGGCCGAATCCGAAACGGCATGTAATGCGCAAGCAGCCTGCCGACGACTAATGCGACAAACGTGGCAATCGTTGTCGCGATCACTATCTCGCGATTGCGACGCTGGGTCGGGCCACCCGCAAACCACATCCACCACAAAATGCAGACCAGCCCGAGGCCGCGGGTGAAATAAAACTTTTCCATCGCCATGGCCATGTAATCGAACATGGGCCAGCGAAACGCGAAATGGTTAATAAACCGTAGAATGGTGAGATCGAATGTATTCACTGGGAGATGATATTCACGACACAATCGTTACATCTCACCATCTACTCAGTCTTCCGTAGTGCAGGCGTGAAAAGAGCTTAAACGCTCGGCCTCAAGTGAATAGTTAAAAGCTGCCGTAATTCGGTATTCAAACCGTAACTTACGCGCAACATCCCGACAGTTTGTATCAAGACCTATCCGCGCCGAATTTCGGTGCGTCCGCCGCCGAAAAACAGGTATCGGCATTCGCCGTCGAAAGCCAATCGATGCCAGACGCCGCACGGAATAAGTGTCGCTTCATTTTCCTGAAGCGCGATGGTTTCTTGAACGCCGCCGTGGTCGTCGAGGAGAACCACCGTGAGTTGCCCCGATATCGCGACGATCAGTTCGTCGCCTTCCAGATGACGTTCGCCGGCGTGGTCGCCGCTGAATGCCTGCACGACCAGACCGCCCAACACCCCGGCAATGGCGGGATCCCAGGTCAAAATATCGCCGCGTCGCGTCGCGGACGAGAAATCCGGCGTCAGAAAGCTCGATTCTTGTCCTCGCGTGAGATCCACACGAGATTGCAGGAAATTCACTACTTTGCTGCCTGTCATGGCTGCCCTCATCGCTTCTGTTCACCCACCGGACATCCGCAAACTAGGAAACTGCGCTGTTCCCACTCGTTTCGCAGTTCTATCAGAGAATGGCCGCGCCGCTTCGCAACATCCTTCGCCACGCACCACGCCGCACCGTATTGCGCTCCTTTCCCCTGGTTTGTGCATGGCTGCTTGTCGCGGCCTTTTGCAGTGCCGCCCACGCTGCGAAGAGCAAGCCTCGGGCAGAGCCGTCCAACCAGCTTTCCATGCAGGTCAATGATGACCGAATGACGCTGGCGATCACGAAAGTGCCGCAGATTTATCTTTACGGCACGATCGACGCCGACGCGCCCGCGCGCTTCGAATCCTTGATGAAGTCCGGCAGGATTCCGCCAGGCACTGATATTTATTTGAATTCGACCAGCGGCGATGTCAACGCCGGCATCGCGCTCGGCAGGTTGTTCCGTTCCGGCGTGATGGCGACTCACCTCGGCACGCCGCGCCCGCCGCGAAATGCGACGAACGTCAATCGGACGGCTATTTGCGAAGGTGCCTGCGCCTATGCGTATCTTGGCGGCATTTATCGCTGGGCGCCGGCCGGCAGCGACCGCATCGGCTTCTCAACGTATTCCGCGCAGCAGACGCCGCCAAATGTCGCTGCGTATCTCAAGGAAATGGATGTCGACGCAAGCGTGCTTACCGCGTCTGCGGGCACATCATCCGACCCCGTGATTCGTCCAACCGCCGATCAGATGTTGGCGAACGGCTTGGCGAACAACGGACGCCAGAATCTGGTTGCCACGTATAAATATTCTTCCGGCGCGCCGTTCCTGGAACTCAAGCAGATCGACCGCAACGGCGAGCACCGCATTACGCTGCTGTGCAAGCAAGGTGGCGCGGAACTGACCACGTACGACACGATCGGCGACATGCGTGCGCGGCAGATTCTTTCGCGCACGGCCCGTTCGTATTTCGAGATCAATCAGCAAGAAACGTTGGCGCAGGATCAAGGCGCTACGCTGCTCGATCAATCCATCGTGATTCAACGCACTTACCCGTTGGCGGATTTGTCGCGCGTCGCCTCCGCACAAGCGATGGGCGCATGGGTCGGCGATCGCAGAGGCTTGTTCCGTTACGGCTTCGCGTTCGAGGTCGGCGGTGTGCGCAAAGTGCTTACCGATTTCTATAACGCCTGCACCAGCTTTGCGCCGTGGTCGAGCAACAAACGTTCTTGAGCCTCTCCTCGTCGTTGTTCAATCCATGATCGCCAGTACGCACTCGTTAGCGCCGCAACTGCGGCAGCCGACTTCGAAAATCGACAGGTTTTTCGACGGAAGCAACGGCCCCAGCAAGCCTTCCAGGTAGCCGCTGAAGAACTTGCAGCTGGAACGCCCCTCTTCTGTGCACAACGGGCTGTGGCGGATGTACAACTGATTGCCTTTGCGATCCATCTCGACCAAGGCGCTTAAAGCGGGAACGCCAATGCGGTCCAGCGCTTCTGCCACGTTCATCGTGCCATCGTTTGCATGGTTGCGCTCAAAGGCCCAGGTGCCGATACGCTGTCCCGCCAACTGCAAGGTCGATTCGCGCGCGCCTTCGGCGACGGATCGCTCCAGCTTTTTCACATGCGGAAAGATTTGCGGATAACTGCTCGTTAGTACAGGCAGCATGTCTTCAACGGCTTGCGTATCCGCATCCAGAGGCGCCACGTCGACAAAGGGCTTCGAGGGTGCGGAGGGCGCACGCGACGGCGCGGGCGGGCGAACCAGGACGATGTCTGGCTCCTGCTTCGCAACGATCGGCGGCGGCGGTGGCGCCATTTCCGGCTCTGCCGACCGACGTTCCACCGCAGCCGGAATGGGATCTATCGCTTGCTCGCTTGTTTCCGCCGGCAACGTCGATACCTTCGGAGTCGACGCCTGCGAAACCGTCGATGGCGCTGGCGCGGGTTCGATTTTCGGCATGACCTGCGGCGGCGGCGCCGGAGGCGGAACGTATCCCGAGGACATCGAGCGCGACGCGGCGAAGTGCGGCCTGGACTGCCCTTGCACATACGGAGCGATGTCGAAGCTGACGATGCGCGGATGCGTTTCCAGCATCGCTTCCAGAGTGCGCTGCTTTTGCGCAAGGCCCCGT is a genomic window containing:
- a CDS encoding cupin domain-containing protein; protein product: MTGSKVVNFLQSRVDLTRGQESSFLTPDFSSATRRGDILTWDPAIAGVLGGLVVQAFSGDHAGERHLEGDELIVAISGQLTVVLLDDHGGVQETIALQENEATLIPCGVWHRLAFDGECRYLFFGGGRTEIRRG
- a CDS encoding phosphatase PAP2 family protein, encoding MFDYMAMAMEKFYFTRGLGLVCILWWMWFAGGPTQRRNREIVIATTIATFVALVVGRLLAHYMPFRIRPFADPDLMMRFPADASACKVPIIRTWSSFPSDHAMMWCAVSTGIFLYSKRLGIIAFLYTLAFICFPRIYLGMHYPTDVLAGAVLGVAISLVLNQAALRERLAAPFLDWSVKYEALFHVGIFLLSFELASQFDELRKLSEFVWKHL